The DNA sequence TAATATCCTCCGATTTcactacatatatatatatatatatctcgtCAATCATTGCTTCCGAATAGAATTTGTTTATGAAAGTCcatgtctctctgcagctccaggacGGACTCGCTGTGTTGCTATGTAACGTGAAGGCCTGTAAGCTGAGGGGCGTGGTCTCCCAGGCTCGCCTCCTCTGTTGCTCCACCTCTGACGACTGCATAGAACTACTGGCCCCGCCCACAGGCTCTGTACCTGGTGACAGAGTCACCTTCCTCAACTACCCCGGTAACCATGGTTGCTAGGTAGTCTCTGTAGCCGATGAAGCTCTCTCCATGTTGACCCTCAGGTCTGaccctgtgtttctctgtgttcaggTGACTCGGACAGAGAGCTGCAGTCCAAACAGAAGGTTTGGGAGCTTCTTCAGCCCGACCTGCGGGTGGACAACAGGGGTGTGGCCAACTATAAAGGCTGTGGGTTCGAGGTGAAGGGGAAGGGGCTGTGCCGGGCCCCCTCCCTCACCAACTGCACCATCAAATAGACACAATGACGGCCCCAACTGATATAAATCCCTATAGGTCAATGCTGTCCGctcacaaaagaagaaaactttACATCGCTATTGTTTTTTgattaaaaacacttgaaaccACAATTGTCTGTTTCATTGTTTCATCAAACTTTCAGGACAGTGGAGAATAAGTCACGGTGACATATGTCAACTTGGAAGTCCTTGAACAAAGGTGCTCCTCATAACTTCAGTGCATCTGAGTGGTCCATGTGATGTTCGGATGGACAGGGATCAGAATACGGACGATGGACGGAGCCTCAGAGTGTGAACTCTGTCCTGACCTTCACAGCTCGGTGATGGTTTCTGGCTGAGAGGCGGAGCACTCCATCTCTCAGCGGCTGTCCTCTGATCAAGGGCCAATCGCAGCTGTTGTCCAAGAACAAGACTCCACCCGCTGCCTCATTGGACAGagctctcagccaatcagaggtctGCGATAGGTAGACAGAGGGGTGAAGTCCCGCCTTCTCCAGGTAATCAGCATGTGTGATAACGAGTAAGGCGTGACGACGCCATTCTGGTCCGAAGAGacgctgaacacacacagacacacacaccgttatataaaacacataaaatctGAACATTATGTATAGAGCGGTTGTTCATGTACCTCCCCATGTTTCTccacatgtgtgttttcatgtgactGGTCAGCTCTCACAACGACCACAAGTACGTGCACGCCCTCAGGACAGAGCTCGTGCACGCTCTGCGGGTGGGGCGGCAGAGGTGACGTGTCAATCACTCTCAACGTGAGATCAGACTCCGCCCCCTGTCGTCTGAAATAACGTGGGAAATTTCTGCTGAGAACCTGGAACTCTGTCGTCATGGAAGCACCAGAAATGTAGGTGCCTGTCTGAAACTCATGTCCACCTGCAGAATGTGAGTATCGGAAAAGAATCGTACAATTTAAACATGTATGAATTTAGATTCTGTTTGTTAAAACTTCTAAACTTTAATAAACATTGAAAATTTGGAAGCTCAAGAAAATAACAATTGTGTTTTTAAGGGGGGTGACGAAATCTAgaactgaccaatcagagcgtTCCCCACAGAGCTCCTCCCACTCTGCTTGTCACCAAGCAACAGCACATTTAATTTCAGCACTTTCCGCTCGTTGTCGTGTTGGTGATTCCACCTTCTGAGCATAGTAACAAggctgttgccatggcgactGCGATCCGCTATGAAATCCATCTACAGATAGAACGAAACAAtttctaaaaatataaaaaaaatatccaaaTTGAGTTTTGTAGTTTAATGTTAACAGTTATCAGCTTCAAATCCTGAATCCACCTgtttcaaattattatttttgatttgttgTATTCCTGAAATTGTCCAGATGGAATAAATACTTTTGAAAAACTATTCTGAGTAGATAGGAAACAACAAGATTTCTCAGAATAAATCAAACTATTGCTTCTACAACATTAAAACTAAGCACAGATTGTTCCTTTATTCAGATGTTGgatcttttgttgttgttttgtttcacatttttgCAACAAAATTAACATTACAACATAACTTTCTCCAGTGaggagtttcagagtttaacacAAACCCAGCTAATGTGCTATTATAGGTGGATCATTGTAATAAATTATATCAGCAATGATTCACCTGCTGTAAAGAGTTCAAGACTCaacttttaataaaacataaaaactgtaaaattacCAGAATACGAGTCTTACCTGGTTTAATGGACCAGAGGAGCACAGCGAAGACACATTTCCTGGACTTGATGATAAGGGAggttatgtgtatgtgtgtgtgtgtgtagggttggTCACTGGTTAAATAATAACCCATCGGTTCACCGCTCTGCAGTTTTATTGGGTTGTAAAGGTGATCAACATCTCTGCTGTTTGAATTTAAAGAGACACATTAAAAGGGatgtgttgtgtggtgttgtgtagtgtgttgtaTGGTTGCCTTTTTGTTTTAACCAATCAAATAAAGTCTGAATAATCTAAATCCAAGATAAATATGAGTCTCATATatcaaaaatgtttatattaagaTAATGTTGATATTAAATAGTTATTTTAAGCGATCATATCTCAGAATTAGGAGATGCTgaagtatttttattattgcCACAAGTCCTTATAGAAGATTTTCAGTATAATTAAGATAGAGATAAGTTCAATTTTGCAGAGAAGTTGTGAAATTGTCTCATGTGAAgtttttgctgtgtttttatcATGTGCATGTTTCCTGGAGGACCTCAGTGGTTCGACCCTCAGTGtgaatgtgctgctgctctgtcatTGTCTCTGTGTTAATAAAGTTTGAGTCTAAACTGTCTGTGCCTCAGGCAGAGAGACATCCAGAGTCTGAAACCAGAGATAAAGTGCTCTGAAgcagtttttaataattttatcatcatcaacaaaccacacacgcaaa is a window from the Limanda limanda chromosome 22, fLimLim1.1, whole genome shotgun sequence genome containing:
- the LOC133028721 gene encoding GTPase IMAP family member GIMD1-like encodes the protein MDFIADRSRHGNSLVTMLRRWNHQHDNERKVLKLNVLLLGDKQSGRSSVGNALIGGHEFQTGTYISGASMTTEFQVLSRNFPRYFRRQGAESDLTLRVIDTSPLPPHPQSVHELCPEGVHVLVVVVRADQSHENTHVEKHGERLFGPEWRRHALLVITHADYLEKAGLHPSVYLSQTSDWLRALSNEAAGGVLFLDNSCDWPLIRGQPLRDGVLRLSARNHHRAVKVRTEFTL